One Ricinus communis isolate WT05 ecotype wild-type chromosome 7, ASM1957865v1, whole genome shotgun sequence genomic region harbors:
- the LOC8272978 gene encoding tRNA-dihydrouridine(16/17) synthase [NAD(P)(+)]-like — protein sequence MRSLFCLHKPLLSTSLKPLMASSLTRTVAIDQDNDDDEVLCSSAHQEHTSFSTLPDTVSSSCLGSATPSCYLNGESRVDRAWAHWNKIGKPKLLVAPMVDNSELPFRMLCRKYGADAAYTPMLHSRIFTENEKYRTQEFTTCNEDRPLFVQFCANDPDILLEAARKVEPYCDYVDINLGCPQRIARRGNYGAFLMDNLPLVKSLVEKLALNLNVPVSCKIRLFPKLDDTISYARMLEEAGCSLLAVHGRTRDEKDGKKFRADWKAIKAVRNAVKIPLLANGNVRHMDDVRNCLEETGADGVLSAESLLENPALFAGFRTAEWVVGDEESTRDGKLDQADLLVEYLKLCEEYPVPWRMIRAHVHKMLGDWFRIHPHVREELNAQSRLTFEFLYNVVDQLRALGVRIPLYVKDLDTSATGVAANGLTN from the exons ATGAGATCTCTCTTTTGTTTGCACAAACCTCTCCTCTCTACATCCTTAAAACCTCTCATGGCCTCTTCTCTAACTCGTACCGTGGCTATAGACCAAGACAACGACGACGACGAAGTTCTCTGCTCTAGTGCACATCAAGAACATACCTCGTTTTCTACTCTGCCGGACACGGTGTCGTCTTCGTGTTTGGGCTCGGCCACGCCGAGCTGTTATTTAAATGGAGAGTCCAGGGTGGACCGGGCATGGGCTCACTGGAATAAGATTGGTAAACCGAAGTTATTAGTAGCTCCAATGGTAGATAATTCTGAACTTCCTTTTCGAATGCTTTGCAGAAAGTATGGCGCTGATGCTGCTTATACTCCTATGTTACATTCTCGAATTTTTACTGAGAATGAAAAGTACCGTACCCAAGAATTTACCACTTGTAAC GAGGATCGCCCATTATTTGTCCAATTTTGTGCTAATGACCCAGACATTCTATTAGAAGCTGCAAGGAAGGTGGAGCCTTATTGTGATTACGTTGATATCAATCTTgg GTGTCCTCAGCGGATTGCCAGGCGGGGGAATTACGGGGCTTTCTTAATGGATAATCTTCCACTTGTTAAATCCTTAGTTGAAAAGTTGGCTCTAAACCTTAATGTCCCTGTGTCTTGCAAAATCCGACTATTCCCGAAATTAGATGATACTATCAGTTATGCTAGAATGCTGGAGGAAGCTGGTTGTTCTCTTTTAGCTGTTCATGGGCGAACTAGAGATGAGAAAGACGGAAAGAAATTCCGAGCTGACTGGAAGGCGATTAAGGCTGTAAGAAATGCTGTCAAAATTCCACTTCTTGCTAATGGCAATGTTCGGCACATGGATGATGTTCGGAACTGTTTGGAGGAGACAGGTGCTGATGGGGTGCTTTCAGCTGAGTCTCTTCTTGAGAATCCAGCTCTCTTTGCTGGATTTCGGACAGCTGAATGGGTTGTTGGAGATGAAGAAAGCACTAGAGATGGAAAACTGGACCAGGCAGATCTCTTAGTGGAGTATTTGAAGCTTTGTGAAGAGTACCCTGTGCCCTGGAGAATGATTCGTGCTCATGTGCACAAGATGTTGGGAGATTGGTTCCGGATACATCCTCATGTAAGAGAGGAACTCAATGCACAGTCCAGGCTGACCTTTGAATTTCTGTATAATGTTGTGGATCAACTTAGAGCGCTGGGTGTGAGGATTCCGCTTTATGTGAAAGATCTGGATACTAGTGCAACAGGAGTTGCTGCAAATGGTTTGACCAATTGA
- the LOC8272979 gene encoding probable WRKY transcription factor 15 isoform X1, with amino-acid sequence MAVDLMMGYSRTNSFVSKTMEENAVVQEAASGLESVNKLIKLLSQQNQDKLIHQSSSSSSPPCSTMDIEIDCKAVADAAVSKFKKVISLLGRTRTGHARFRRAPVSTPLISTSQDQENHHQYQILESKVYYATPIQQVPPPPPPPPPPPPPSYHDYSSMVIMPKNNHNNSNNGVTNDRKESSTTINFSYSSAANSFVSSLTGDTNDSKPSPSSAFQITNLSQVSSAVKPPLSTSSLKRKCSSENLGSGKCGSSGRCHCSKKSRKLRLKRVVRIPAISLKLSDIPPDDYSWRKYGQKPIKGSPHPRGYYKCSSVRGCPARKHVERASDDPSMLVVTYEGEHNHTLSVAETTNLILESS; translated from the exons ATGGCTGTTGATCTCATGATGGGTTACAGCAGAACCAATAGTTTTGTATCTAAAACTATGGAAGAAAACGCAGTTGTTCAAGAAGCAGCTTCAGGGTTAGAGAGTGTGAACAAGTTAATAAAGTTACTTTCACAGCAGAATCAAGATAAATTAATTCATcaatcatcatcttcatcatctcCTCCTTGCTCAACCATGGATATTGAGATTGACTGCAAAGCAGTAGCTGATGCTGCTGTGTCTAAATTCAAGAAAGTCATTTCTCTTCTTGGTAGAACAAGAACCGGTCATGCTCGCTTTAGAAGAGCTCCTGTATCTACTCCTTTAATAAGCACTAGTCAAGATCAAGAAAATCATCatcaatatcaaattcttGAAAGTAAGGTCTATTACGCTACGCCGATCCAGCAGGTTCCACCTCCACCGCCACCGCCACCGCCACCGCCACCGCCTTCTTACCATGATTATTCTTCTATGGTGATTATGCCAAAGAATAATCATAACAATAGTAATAATGGAGTTACTAATGACAGAAAAGAATCGTCAACTaccattaatttttcttattcttctgCTGCAAACTCATTCGTGTCTTCTTTGACGGGTGATACTAATGACAGTAAACCATCACCTTCATCAGCTTTCCAGATTACTAATCTTTCTCAGGTTTCTTCCGCTGTGAAGCCTCCTTtgtctacttcttctttgaagaGGAAGTGTAGCTCTGAAAATCTGGGTTCTGGCAAGTGTGGCTCTTCTGGTCGATGTCATTGCTCCAAGAAGAG CAGAAAGTTGAGATTGAAGAGAGTGGTCAGAATTCCAGCAATTAGCTTGAAGTTGTCTGATATACCACCGGATGATTATTCTTGGAGAAAGTATGGGCAAAAACCCATTAAAGGATCTCCTCATCCAAG AGGATACTACAAGTGCAGTAGTGTGAGAGGATGTCCTGCACGTAAACATGTGGAAAGAGCTTCAGATGATCCATCAATGCTTGTAGTGACATATGAAGGAGAGCACAATCATACTCTCTCAGTTGCAGAGACGACCAATCTCATCTTAGAATCATCATAG
- the LOC8272979 gene encoding probable WRKY transcription factor 15 isoform X2: protein MAVDLMMGYSRTNSFVSKTMEENAVVQEAASGLESVNKLIKLLSQQNQDKLIHQSSSSSSPPCSTMDIEIDCKAVADAAVSKFKKVISLLGRTRTGHARFRRAPVSTPLISTSQDQENHHQYQILESKVYYATPIQQVPPPPPPPPPPPPPSYHDYSSMVIMPKNNHNNSNNGVTNDRKESSTTINFSYSSAANSFVSSLTGDTNDSKPSPSSAFQITNLSQVSSAVKPPLSTSSLKRKCSSENLGSGKCGSSGRCHCSKKRKLRLKRVVRIPAISLKLSDIPPDDYSWRKYGQKPIKGSPHPRGYYKCSSVRGCPARKHVERASDDPSMLVVTYEGEHNHTLSVAETTNLILESS from the exons ATGGCTGTTGATCTCATGATGGGTTACAGCAGAACCAATAGTTTTGTATCTAAAACTATGGAAGAAAACGCAGTTGTTCAAGAAGCAGCTTCAGGGTTAGAGAGTGTGAACAAGTTAATAAAGTTACTTTCACAGCAGAATCAAGATAAATTAATTCATcaatcatcatcttcatcatctcCTCCTTGCTCAACCATGGATATTGAGATTGACTGCAAAGCAGTAGCTGATGCTGCTGTGTCTAAATTCAAGAAAGTCATTTCTCTTCTTGGTAGAACAAGAACCGGTCATGCTCGCTTTAGAAGAGCTCCTGTATCTACTCCTTTAATAAGCACTAGTCAAGATCAAGAAAATCATCatcaatatcaaattcttGAAAGTAAGGTCTATTACGCTACGCCGATCCAGCAGGTTCCACCTCCACCGCCACCGCCACCGCCACCGCCACCGCCTTCTTACCATGATTATTCTTCTATGGTGATTATGCCAAAGAATAATCATAACAATAGTAATAATGGAGTTACTAATGACAGAAAAGAATCGTCAACTaccattaatttttcttattcttctgCTGCAAACTCATTCGTGTCTTCTTTGACGGGTGATACTAATGACAGTAAACCATCACCTTCATCAGCTTTCCAGATTACTAATCTTTCTCAGGTTTCTTCCGCTGTGAAGCCTCCTTtgtctacttcttctttgaagaGGAAGTGTAGCTCTGAAAATCTGGGTTCTGGCAAGTGTGGCTCTTCTGGTCGATGTCATTGCTCCAAGAAGAG AAAGTTGAGATTGAAGAGAGTGGTCAGAATTCCAGCAATTAGCTTGAAGTTGTCTGATATACCACCGGATGATTATTCTTGGAGAAAGTATGGGCAAAAACCCATTAAAGGATCTCCTCATCCAAG AGGATACTACAAGTGCAGTAGTGTGAGAGGATGTCCTGCACGTAAACATGTGGAAAGAGCTTCAGATGATCCATCAATGCTTGTAGTGACATATGAAGGAGAGCACAATCATACTCTCTCAGTTGCAGAGACGACCAATCTCATCTTAGAATCATCATAG